A region of the Candidatus Methylomirabilis oxygeniifera genome:
AAACAGCGCCGGTTGTTCCTGAATGAGATAAATGAACGTCACAACCAATACAACACTGCCCAAGGTCATGAATACCGGACCCACCGCACCAGGCACACCGGCAATCAGCGCAACGGCGCCCGCCCCGGTACACAGAGGTCCGACAGCAGGCCACCACTTCGCTATGGCTACAGCCCGCTCCAATCCGATCAGCGTGCCCAAAAAACCGGACACCATCAACGGACCATGTACATCCGGCAACGTCAAAGGGACGATCGACCACTCCCAACCCAGGCGGTAGAGTCCTCCCAACAACGCTGTAAGCAGGGCGAACATCCCGGTCGCCATCAGCGGAAATCTGAACGAACGTCGCAGCGAGCCGGTTGAGTTGTGCCGTACTTGCTCCGGGATGGCTTGTTCTAATCGCCGTGAAGGCTGTATCGCAAGAAGTACGCTCAGGCTCAATGCAAGCAGCGACGTCATCGTCAACGCCGAAAGAACACACCACGAACAAATCGATTTGATCACCGCAACCTGCAGGTAGATCAGCCACGCCGATATCACCACGCCGATTCCGGCAATCACGGCGATCATGCCCAGTATACGCCGACTGTCGAGCCTCACGGCCATGACTGAAAGACCAAGCAGCAGCAGGTACGCCACGATACCGAAGGCAGCGAGGGGAATTCCCCAGATCTCAGAGTACGCGCCTCGATTGACGACGTCGCATCCCTCTGCAAGGCAGAAACCCGGCGTCTCCGCGCGATGCCGCCACAGCAGGTAGCCAGAGTCCGCCAGTCCGAACAGTGCAAGCACGGGGAGCGCCGGCAGCCATCGTCGAGCTCGGCGGCTACCGATCGCCTCAGTAGACTTCAATTGAGACCTGGGTGCGCCGTCGCGCATACTCGGCGATTACTTCGAGCACTGTTCGGGAAACCGGTATCAAGCGGGTGTCGGCCGGTACCCGGTCGAGCGTATAGATCTGAACCCCACGCGGGCGAATCTCAGCAACCCGGTCGGACCACTCGCGGATCGCCACAGGGGCCGTGGTCGCCACCCTGCCCCACACGAACATCGTTTGCAACAGTACGCCGTCAAGCTGCGCTAACCCCTGGAGCATCTGGGCGAAGTCCCACCCTTTGGCGGGCAGATTGATCCGTCGCATGAGCGCCTCGCTCCCGGCATCCAACTTCATCAACTTGAGATCGATCCCCTGCAACGCGGCGCGTATCTCCGAGCGATACACGGTGGAGCTATTCGACAGAATGGCCAGCTTGGCGTCCGGCATATAGAGATCCCGCAGATCGGACGCGGCCTTAACGATCGCCTGTAATTCGGGATGAAGCGTGGGCTCGCCGTTGCCGGAGAAGGTGATGACGTCGATAAGGATCTGCTCACGGCATAACTGCTGCAGCCGTCTCTCTAAAGCTTCGACTACCTGGTTGCCGGTAGGAAGATCGGTCAGCGAGTCGATACCCTGCACGATCGGCTGTGCAGTCCAGCCGCACTGGCAGTACCGGCAGTTAAAGGAGCAGAGCTTGGCTCCTGCGCCCAGCAGATTGACGCCCAGCGAGCGGCCCAGTCGTCGAGAAAGCAGTGGGCCGTAGACCAGATCCTCTTTCACCAGCCGATGTCGGCGTACATCCCTCGTCATTGAGTATGGTGTTCGACTTCCTGGCTCACTTGCTCTGGCGCATCGAGTATGGCCACGTACGGAAGGGCCCGCCCCTGCCCATAGGCGTCCAGGCCGTAGCCGATCATCCAGGCATCGGGTACCTCAAAGCCGACATAGTCCGCGCGGATGGCCACCTGCCGCCGACTCGGCTTATCCAGGAGCACGCAGGTACGCAGCCAGCTCGGGTCCTTAGCGGCAAGATGCGCGCAGACCATGCCGAGCGTCCGCCCAGAATCCAGGATGTCATCCACGAGCAGCACCGTACGCCCCGTAAGATCCAATGCACTGTCCTTGTAAAGCTGCACCAGCCCACTGGAAGCCACCAACGGGCCGTAGTGCGAGACGGACATCAGGTCGACCTCGGGCTCTATCCCAAGACGGGCCAGTGCCCGCACCAGATCGCCCAGGAAAATAAACGCACCGGTGAGCAGACCAATCAGAACCGGCGTCGGCTCGGGCAGGTCCTGGGCGATCGCGCGCGCCAATTCCTGCACCCGTATCGCAATAGTCTTCTCGTCGAAGAGAACCCGATGGTTAAGCACTCTTCTCTGATCCTTTTTCTTAGGGTTCGGCCACTACCGACCGACCATCTCACCTTGCAGGTACAAAGGGGTCGCTCCCGTGATTGCTACGGAGACAAAGCTGCCGTCTACTACCCCTTCACCTCCAAAATGGACAATCTTATTCTGTCTGGTCCGACCGGTATGGCGATCGGTATTCCCCTTGGCATCTTCACGATTCACCAGCACCTCGACTGTTCGGCCAAGATACGCACGGTTGCGCTCCAGCGACAGACGGTTCATGAGCGCAAGCGCCTGCTCCAGCCAACGGCCTTTCGCCTCCTCAGAGAGCTGATCAGGCATCCGTTCCGCCTCTGTGTGGGGTCTCGGCGAATACTTGAACATGAAGGCGCCATCGAACCCAACCTCCTGCATCAGATCCAGAGTCGCCTGAAAGTCCTCCTCCGTTTCACCGGGAAACCCGACAATAACATCCGTGGTGATCGCGATCTCGGGTGTTCTGGCGCGCAGTAGTGCGATCTTTTTCAGGTACTCATCCCGAGTGTGGCCGCGCTTCATTTGATACAGGATCCGATCCGAGCCGGACTGAACAGGTAGATGGATCTGTTCGCACAGACTCGGCAACGCCGCGATGGCTGCTGCCAGCTCGTCGGTCACATCGAGGGGATGCGGACTCGTAAACCGAACCCGCATCTGACTGTCTACGAGTTGATCGATCTGTCGGAGCAGCTCCACGAAGCTGATCGGAGGCGTGAGCT
Encoded here:
- a CDS encoding conserved membrane protein of unknown function (Evidence 4 : Homologs of previously reported genes of unknown function), whose protein sequence is MRDGAPRSQLKSTEAIGSRRARRWLPALPVLALFGLADSGYLLWRHRAETPGFCLAEGCDVVNRGAYSEIWGIPLAAFGIVAYLLLLGLSVMAVRLDSRRILGMIAVIAGIGVVISAWLIYLQVAVIKSICSWCVLSALTMTSLLALSLSVLLAIQPSRRLEQAIPEQVRHNSTGSLRRSFRFPLMATGMFALLTALLGGLYRLGWEWSIVPLTLPDVHGPLMVSGFLGTLIGLERAVAIAKWWPAVGPLCTGAGAVALIAGVPGAVGPVFMTLGSVVLVVTFIYLIQEQPALFTVTMGLGALVWLAGNILWLNGWSIVSVVSWWAAFLILTIAGERLELSRFLPLAQRHRLSFLVAIALFMAGLIPVGTAFDIGSRLSGLGLVGLSVWLLRHDMARHAIHKTGLHRFVALSLLSGYVWLAVAGLLTVSFGGVAAHHHASVHAVHAHDIPDGYDATLHAIFVGFVFSMIMGHAPIIFPSVLGIALPFRPAFYSHLVLLHLSLIVRVVGDVTAWWPGRLGGGLLNVVAVLLFLGNMATSGLQDKRSVSLVDAG
- a CDS encoding putative Fe-S oxidoreductase (Evidence 3 : Function proposed based on presence of conserved amino acid motif, structural feature or limited homology) gives rise to the protein MTRDVRRHRLVKEDLVYGPLLSRRLGRSLGVNLLGAGAKLCSFNCRYCQCGWTAQPIVQGIDSLTDLPTGNQVVEALERRLQQLCREQILIDVITFSGNGEPTLHPELQAIVKAASDLRDLYMPDAKLAILSNSSTVYRSEIRAALQGIDLKLMKLDAGSEALMRRINLPAKGWDFAQMLQGLAQLDGVLLQTMFVWGRVATTAPVAIREWSDRVAEIRPRGVQIYTLDRVPADTRLIPVSRTVLEVIAEYARRRTQVSIEVY
- the hpt gene encoding Hypoxanthine-guanine phosphoribosyltransferase (HGPRTase) (HGPRT), giving the protein MLNHRVLFDEKTIAIRVQELARAIAQDLPEPTPVLIGLLTGAFIFLGDLVRALARLGIEPEVDLMSVSHYGPLVASSGLVQLYKDSALDLTGRTVLLVDDILDSGRTLGMVCAHLAAKDPSWLRTCVLLDKPSRRQVAIRADYVGFEVPDAWMIGYGLDAYGQGRALPYVAILDAPEQVSQEVEHHTQ
- a CDS encoding conserved protein of unknown function (Evidence 4 : Homologs of previously reported genes of unknown function), which encodes MPKLKLITFGCQANDLDSERITGLLHNEGYTLTECEEEADLILLNTCAIREKAEHKVYSRLGSFQVLKRERAGLKIGICGCVAQQEGQVLLNRFPYLDFVVGPAQLTAIPSLLQTGATRSVVTTRAPGYSYPVDAPVQRQSNIRAWVSIMEGCDHFCTFCVVPFTRGRERSRPPQEIVEEIRGLKRQGYREVTLLGQTVNSYGRKLTPPISFVELLRQIDQLVDSQMRVRFTSPHPLDVTDELAAAIAALPSLCEQIHLPVQSGSDRILYQMKRGHTRDEYLKKIALLRARTPEIAITTDVIVGFPGETEEDFQATLDLMQEVGFDGAFMFKYSPRPHTEAERMPDQLSEEAKGRWLEQALALMNRLSLERNRAYLGRTVEVLVNREDAKGNTDRHTGRTRQNKIVHFGGEGVVDGSFVSVAITGATPLYLQGEMVGR